The Eublepharis macularius isolate TG4126 chromosome 15, MPM_Emac_v1.0, whole genome shotgun sequence genomic interval AAAacggggattttttaaaaaaaaatgttactcaACACTTTGATCATAACAATTTGTATATTTTATGGAGTTCTAAAGCTCTAGGAGGGCAGGCATTGACTGGTATATTCAAATAATTAATGAAACCATAACAAACATACCCACCTTTGGTATTATCTTCTGAACATTTGGAAGATCAATGGGAAGCTAAAAAAGAGGCAAAATTAGTTTTCAGCCTTTACTCTGCAAAATGCCTGTGTGGAAATGTGGCATCATTTTGTCAAACAAACACTCCATGATTTTAAATCCTTCAGCAGTCATCCCTCTCTTCTCCCACATAACAGGATGAACAGTAGCCCTCCATTTTGCCTTCTCTGAGGCATGAGGAACACACTTCCTGGTCTATTTTAGTGCGAGGTTGGAACTGGGAAATGTTTACGTTTGTTAAGCAACACTTTGATCATAATGACTGGATGctcaaaaagagaaataaatgagttctagatcacatcaagtctgaatcctccctagaagctaaaataacaaaactgtgGCTATCATATTTTGGATACATCATTAGTAAACaaaattctttggaaaagtcaataatgtcgGGGAAAGTAGAATGCTGTAGGAATAAAGGAAGATGTAAAATGAGATTgtgtgactcaataaaagaagccacatcatccagtttgcaggatctgagcaaggctgttaatgataggacgttttggaggtctttaattcaGAGGGTagtcataggttggaggcgacttgacagcacataacacacacacattcttgccaagagttaaatgatttgatataggaaagctaagtAGGTACTTATAGCTTCATAAGTGTGTGCCAATATCTGAATTAGGCCTAACCAGAATCATCCAGAACAGGTTTGTCTCTAGGAAGTGATGTTTTGACTGATACAATAAAACAACTAAAGAAATAACAATTTAGCAATACGCAGGTCTGCTGGGACAAGCCTCCGAACATGCACCAGTAATTAGCACCATTCCCTCTGAAAAGTACCCATATGAATATGGGCACTTTTCAGAAAAGCATACTGTCGATGTGCTGTGCATGTTCTCTTGTCCCACGTAAGAGGAATTCTCTTCCCTATGTATCCTTCAAAAagttgtctgagagccaagctacaagtgacgccttacataggttggacacttgtcagcttccctcaagttttgatgggaaatgtaggcatcctggtcttgcagctgtaatggagagccaagctgtaataccaggatgcttacatttcccatcaaaacttgagggaagctgacaagtgtccaacctgtgtaaggcgtcacttgtagcttggctctgagatccaAACTTTGGGTCCTACCTCACAATGTCCATGTTTAACAGCAGCAGCTCTtgttttttcagggcttttttccagcaggaacgtggtggaacagagttccagcacctcttgaaaatggtcacatggccagtggccctgccccctgatctccagacagagaggagtttagattgccctccgcacagcagcgcagagggcaatctaaactcccctctgtctggagattaaggggtggggccactggccatgtgaccattttcaccaagggcaatttaaacttgaaaaaactcgccccttgttccagctgacccaaaatgacatcatcgtgcagtcctgagttccaccactgagttccaccatctctttccccagaaaaaaagccctgtgttttttGCTTTCTCTGGAGCACGAGGGATGCTGTTCTTGTTATTATGTTAGGCAACAGGAATTGGCCTTTTGTTTCATTTGCCTATTGACTCATTCATTATATAGGCTGGTGTATTTTATGGAGCTTTGAGgctctacacagaggcaggcaatggccaaccatctTTGGCCAACCAtctttgttcatctcttgccatgaaaaacctacACAATTGGCTATGGGTTGACAGCACTTTCTTCCAACTGCAGAATATTTGCTGAAACTCAGCAATACCTACCTTTAGTATATCTTTGTTCAGAACATTTGCACTTGGAAGCTAAAAGAGAGGCATAAGCAGTTTTCAACAGCTGTTCTGCAAACTATCCATATCAGATACGTTAACTGAAATATAAAACTATAGCATAGTAACCAATACTCACTTCTGGTGCTTCCCCACTGGGAGTTTTCACTAGATCAATATTTGCCACAGCAATCTAAAATAGAGATGTGAGGAATTTTCACCATTCAGTCTGCCAAATTCCCAGAAAGTTCCTTCTATTCTTAACTTTCCCCCACACATCATTCTCATGTTATAGTTGCGCAATTTCTTGACTCATGCTTGGTCTTTAGAGCTGAGAATGACACTTTTTGCCCTGGCTCAAATTGGCTATGTTTAATAGAAGCAATTGTTCATGTATCCTTTCTCTCGTGCAAGTGGAATGATCTTCTCTATGATACTAGAGATACTTCCTTTGAAATAGGGTAATGAAATGGAAATTTCTCAATTTGATATGTTGATAGAAACGACTGATTTATTTTAGAGAATTCTAAGGCCCCAGGAACAGAACATTTAACTACCTCTAAAACAATTAAAGAAATAATGATCTGGTAATACTCACCTGTGGTGCTAATTCCCTGGGATTATTCCGAAGGCGAACATTTGCAACAGATATCTAAAATACAAGCATGACTAGTTTTCAGCATTAGTTATGCAAAGATATGCATTAGttatggtccctggccccaaggaggcctgcctagccttgactacagccagggccttttcggtcctggctcccatctAGTGGAACATTCTGTCTgctgaaaccagggcctggcaggacctactatccttccgccaggcctgcaaaacAGAGTTGGTCCGCCAGGCATatgtggctgaggctgggccttcgctggcctgaaaaaaaaagggggggggtataaATTTTTAACCCTCCctatgaaggctgtccaccatcctgttttaaatgtgtatggatttttactgtattttaatatgttgattTTGTTgtcttttgtattttaatatgttgttatctgccctgagcccgcttgcggggagggcagaatagaaatttgaaacaaacaaacaaacaaacaaacaaacaaacaaacaaacaaacaaacaaacaaacaaacaaacaaacaaacaaacaaacaaacaaacaaacaaacaaacaaacaaacaaacaaacaaacaaacagtatcCATGCAGATCATTTAATCAAACAAGCATGCCTCTTATAATCTGTCTGTCAGCATGCATCCTTCTATATAAGACAGAGCTTCCTTTATGACCCCCTGCCTTGTTTGCCATGTGATGCTACGTCAGGATGAAACTTTTAGTCATAACTTACACTATAAACTTATTAATGGTCACTATAATTGTCAACGCTTTTTTCTGCCTCCACCTACAATTTAAATATGGAATGGGATCTTATTTAGCACAAGCCTGAGTATTTAATTGCCTGGCCTATGTGATCAATGGTATTTATTgggtttcttgccctccttatacAATAAGAAGcttgttttgtgtagtggttaagagcagcaggactctaatctggagagccaggtttgattccccgctcctccacttgaagccagctgggtgaccttgggtcagtcacagctctctcagagctctctcagccccacccacctcatagggtgattgttgtgatgatgataataacatactttgtaaaccactccaagtaggcattaaattgtcctgaagggcggttcataaattgaatgttattattattaattcatcCTTAAAACAGATTGGGCTGAGAGTGAAAATGCTTGGTGCTGAGAAGCATTAGTAGTCCTTACGGCATAATTGGTGAGGCCAATGAAGCTTGCTATCTCTCCGCACAGGTGTGTGCAGGTGAagacaaatgaaatgaaaaatgaagaCAAATGAAACCAAAGTGATTGCTGAGATATTTATAGCCATGAATGGATGCCTACTGCAACTAGCCCTTAAAATCAAGTAATATTTACAATGTAgattaataataacagtaacaacaactatgcttatatactgcttttctagacagattagtacttCTCCCAAAATGGTGAACAAGATTAGCCAGTTTTAATGAATAAACTATTTGAGTCGAAAGTGTAGTAGCCCACCCCTGTGTATTTTTGGGGGGAATGGTGTTGGGACCAGAAGGAGCTCTTAATTTTTGCTTTCTCTGGGTCAAGCTACATGAGCTAATGGTCACAGATATGTACCTGTCGCCACTGATTCAATTGGCATTGGGAATTATGATACAACCAAGCCCTGTTATATCATGGGTTCATAGGACTATTACCAACTCAGTCTTACAAGCTCAGTGCAGCTGGATAGAGATGTTGAGcaattccacacatgttggataatgcactttcaatgcactttatcaattgtttgaggtggattttttgctccgcacatgaaaaaaatccgttccaaatgatctataaagaggattggaagtgcattatccaaagtgtgcagaatcagccattctAATTATCAACTCAAGGCTATTCAGCTGAGAAAGTGACACAAACTGAATGCGGAATAATAAACACTAAGGAGATAGTTCTGGAAAGTTACCGAAAGCTGCCTTTCCTATTGGTCAACTGGTCTAAAGTCCTAGCTTCTGTGTGCTTTGGTGCCTTCGGTGTATGTTCTTTAGGACTTTATGTGTATGTTGGTGCTTCAGTGCCGCCCATGTGTGCTAGTGCCTCTTGGTAGGTTTATGTGCTTCCCAATTCACATGCTAGTGTTCAGCTGCTACTCAAACATCTGCATGCGGGAGCTGAAGTTCCAGCTGAGCTCCAGGTAACATCTAGCTAAGGTAGCTTTATTACTTTCTTATGTTTCAGAACTGCTGAAACCTGTACTGGATTGATTTTAATGAACTATCAGTTAAATATTCGAtaaagaattaattaattaattaaagagtGTGGTTAGTTACTTGTGAGCATCTCAAACTTCAAATCCAGGAAGGGGTGTCTGGCATCTTTGCCAGGGTTTATTAAATGATAAGGCATTCCTCTGGCTTCCAGGCACAAGGAGTCAGAGGGGCAACGATGAACTAGCCTCCATACCTCTCCCTTTGCAGAGCTTAGGCCCTGTCAGGGGAGCAAAGGAATATAATGAGGCAGTGTGGCAGGAATTACaggaattgtatttttttaaagttttgtaaGCCAGAGTTGTCCGAGctccccctctccacccccaacGTGAGggcaccctgggagagagcagcagcagcccaccctggAACAGTCTGTGGACGCCTTCACATGCAGTAGGCtcgtgcctggaagaaggatttgcgtcttcagcagctcattcaaagcgcacaccctgaggtgcagctgtttctctaggtccttcctgctttctccttccccttcccctttgctttcttctgtcattattccatccatCCTCCCCCCAATCCCCCCAAATAAACTTATCCTTTTTcctcctccactcctttccagtttgtgaggcaacaggcaggagatCGAAGGGAATTCTTGGCATGCCTGTGTccgcccagccctcccgctcagttgctccacggtgcatgcccctgcccctggcaccccctccggtgcctctacACCCACGGCGGTTGCCGGACTTGCCTCCATAGACACACCGGCCCTGCACGTAGCTTAACTCTTTGTTTCATGTGAAACTATCTTCTGCTGTCGGATATTGGGAACTTGGAAATAGCAAGAAGAGATTTAAATGAACTGTTAACATAACAAAAGAAATCATGTCTCAGCCATACTCACCTGTGGTGCTTTTTTATGGAGAAGGTCCAGGACATTTGCATCATGTGCCTAAAATACAGGCATGAATCGTTTTCAGCATTCACTATGCAAAGATTCTGTAGTTGCATGCAAGACTGTTACTGAACAAACCATCTACTCTAAATCTCTCACTGTAGATCCTTCTGTTATCCCATAAAAGATAAAGTTTGAAGATTTCCTTGCCCTATGTTTGTTATGTTCCTTATAAGTCTCTACATGACAACAATCACTGCTCTGTTCCTACGGTTGTAACTTCCAGGAGGGGCTGCAGttgtcccagaattataactgatccccaaactacagagatccattctctTGGAGGAAATAACAGCCTAGGAGGGTACTGTATGGCAGCATGTCTCGGCTGAACTCCCtcttttctgccctccccaggatctgccccaaatttctgcaaattttcAGTAAGCAATGCTGTTCCATCTGACAGTTTATCAAAAGTACCAGTCTGGCAAGGTGGGATAGGTAGACGAGCGAGCATAGAACACTTAGCAGCAACCCTCCAGCATTTTGCTCATTTTCTCTATCTGGTAATGCTGAAAGTAAAACTGGTGTAACTTCTAGCCTCTCAACTCATCACTCATCCTTGATCTCACCAATCTTGGCTCCATAAATATTGACTTAACTACCCCCTTCCAAGCCAGGACTATTTAcaagttttttctttaaaaaagaaaatgaactaTGGTAGCAGGCCTATGCATGTCTATTGATAAGCAATTTCAGTTTCAATTTCAATTCCTCTTTaccttctcagagtctctctacacaaaacatcttacacgagaatgttcaagtgtagggagacacaatgctagccaggaaacatagttttaaaagacagaaccaaagcctctgtcaatttcacctctctatagagctggcaaagatcactcctcaaaggatttgttaatttcctctttgcctccccaaaggctctgtcaatttcacctcgtGAAACCAGGTGTCAGAGTCTTGCAACATTTTCTCCAATCCTGAGTCACCATGCAACAGGAAAATGACACGCAGGCATAATTAGATTTTATCCTTTCCTGTGCCAAAAATTCAAGAGGACATGTAGGATCATTTCATCAAACACAGTCTTTATATATTTTGAATCTTAAGCACCACTTTCTTCTCTCATAAAACGGAAATCTCTATATGGTGTTTTCTGCATTTTAACTGctgtattaaaataaataaagaaatcgTAACAAATGGAACccaccacagctgctggtgcaTTCTGAAGACCAACATTAGGAACATTAAcctataaaaaaggaaagagtaATTTGGAACATTCTCTATTTTACCAACCCTTAGTCTCCACGCAACAGGAAAATGAAACAGTCATAATTAGAATTTATGTTTTTAGTCCCAAATCTCTGTGAGAAAACATATGATCATTTCATCAAGCACGCACTCCATGTAACTTTCAGTCCTTCAGCAAGCATCTCTTTCTTGTTCTGTAGAACAGACATTCTCTATACTGCATTTACTACATTTTAACTGctgtattaaaataaataaagacatcATAATAAATGGAACTCACCGCAGCTACTGGTGCATCTGGAAGACCAACGGTAGGAACATTAACCTATCAAAAACCCCAAAGAGTAATTTTTATCATTTTGTGTGCTGAATATCCATTGAGATTTCTATGACTGGTTGGTGGAATGAGGTGTCATACTTTCGAAACTTTCACCAAATGTTGGTCACCATGCAACAGAAAAATGAAATGCAGAAACACTTCCCATTTAACCTTTCCTGGGCCAAGTCCCCAAGAGCACATGTGGGACCGTTTCATCATAAAAGGTTAAAATGAATTTTGAATTCTCGAGGAAGCAtctcttttttctcctgctaAACTGAAATTTTTCGACTGAACTctatatcagaagctactgtttgcatctactccaccctcccctctccacctatatatctgaccagtttcttcttgccctccatgcatctgatgaagagagctgtgattctcgaaagcttatgctacaataaagttggttagtcttaaaggtgctactggactctttttgattttgctactacagactaacacggctaactcctctgcattttcaACTGTGTTTCCCACATTTTAAGTTCtgtattaaaataattaaagaaaCCATTACAAAAGGAACTTACTTCTGCTACTGGCACATTCGGAAGACCACCGTTCGGAACATTAACCTATAAAAAAGGAAAGCATAATTTTGAATATACTCTATGCTGAGCACCAATTTGGATTTCTATGACTGGTTTGTGAAAAATGGTGTCAGGTTCTCCCTAAACTTCCATGAAGCTTTGTTTGCCAAGCAACAGGAAAATGAAATGCAAGAATAACAAGCTTTTACAATTTCCTGTGCCAAATCTCCATGAGGACATGTAGGATCATTTCATCAAACACACACTTCAGATACTTTCAATCCTTCTGCAAACATGACTTTCATGTCTTGCAAAACAGACATTTGTTTCCTGCATATTAACTGCTATATTAAGATAAATAAAGAAATCAATCAAACAGTACTCACTGCAGCTAGTGGCACATTTGGAAGACCAACATTAGGGACATTAGcctataaaaacagaaagagTAATTCTGGACATTTTCTATACTGAATACTCAAGGGGATTTCTATGACTGGTATATGAAAAAAGGTGACAGAGTCTTGCTAAACTTACACTAAGTCTCAATGAAACAGGATAATGAAATGCAGTAATAATGAACatttatacattttttttctcctaaatCTCAGGTAATAGATTTGGGACAAAAAAAATGTATAAACGCTACATCTCAGCGAGGATTGTTTCATCAAACATGcacaccatggccgattccagacgactaacctggaaggcgctgcatgccgccatgttccagatcgttacagggaaaatgcgaaatatcgtgttttctcacacgagtttggCACGACATCGCaacaaactcgcgcgagaaaaagtgatattttgcgtttttcccatcacgatccggaacatggcggcatgcagcgccttcaggttagtcgtttGGAATCGGCCCATGTAATTTCAGTCCTTTTGCAAGCGAATCTTTCCCATCTCTTAAAATAGAATTTCCACCACATCTCCTGCATTTTAACTGTTGtattaaaataaagaaagaaatcaaaCAATCAGTACTCACTGCAGCTACCGGTACATTGGGAAGACCAACATTAGGGACATTAACGTATGAAAAAGGAAAGAGTAATTTTGAAGACTCTCTGAGCTGAGCACTTGTAGGAATTTCTATGACGGGTCTCTTGAACAAGGTGTCAGAGTCTTCTAAAACTTCCACCAACTCTGTCACCATGCAATAGGAATATGAAACACAAGAATAACGAGCTTTTATACTTCCCTGTGACAAATCTACATGAGGACAAGTAGGATTCTTTCATAGAACATGCTGTCCTTATATTTTGAATGTTTCAGAAAGCATCTTGTTCTTGACTCGTGTAAAAAAATTCTCTCCACTGTTTATGACATTTTTACTGATTATTATAGcaattgaaggggaaaaaaaccacagGACTCACCTCAGCAACTGGCACATTTGGAAGACCAACGTTAGGAACATTAACCTAAAGGAAACAGTCACTTTGAACTTTCTCTGTGCTGAGTACCTATGTGGATTTCTTTGACTGGTTCATAAAGCAAGGTGTCAGAGTATTGCAAAAGTTTCACCAAGCCTCAATCACTATGCAAGAGGAAAATGAAACTCAGATATAGTCAGCTTTTATCCTTTTCTGTGCTAAGCAGCCATGAGCACATATAGGGTGGTTTATCAAACACAGTCTGAATGTATTTTGAATCCTCCAGTTAACATCATTTTCTACCATGAAACAGAAATTCTCTCGACTATGTTTTCCTCATTTTAAATGTAGCATTAATGTCAAGAAAGAAAACATAACAAACCGAACCTACCGCAGCTACCGGAACATTTGGGAGACCAACATTAGGAACATTAGCCTATAAAAAAGGAAACAGTAATTTGGAACGTTCTTTGTCTTGAGTACCCATGGGGGTTTCTATGACTGGTTTGTGAGAAAAGGTGACGGAGTCTTGCTAAACTTTCACTGAGCTTTGGTCTCAATGCAACAGGATAATGAAACACAGTCATAATTAGCATTTATACATTTTTTGTCCCAAATCTCAGTGAGGATATGTAGGATCATTTCATCAAACCCAGACTCGGTGTACTTTCACTCCAACTGCAAGCATATCTTTCTTGTcccataaaataaaatttctttcaGCCATGTTTCCTGCATTTTAACCTctgtattaaaataaaaaaaagatatCAATCATTACTCACCACGGCTACCGGCAGATTTGGAAGACCAACGTTAGGAACATTAATCTAAAGAAAAGGAAACAGTCCTTTTGAACATTCCCTTTACCGATTTGGATTTCTTTGACTGGTTCGTAAAGCAAGGTGTCAGAGTATTGCAAAAGTTTCACCAAGCCTCAATCACTATGCAAGAGGAAAATGAAACTCAGATATAGTCAGCTTTTATCCTTTTCTGAGCTGAGCACATATAGGATGGTTTATCAAACACAGTCTGAATGTATTTTGAATCCTCCAATTAATATCTTTTCTACTGTGAAACAGAAATTCTCTCAAATATGTTTTCCTCCTTTTAAATGTTGCATTAAGGTCAAGAAAGAAAACATAACAAACCGAACCTACCGCAGCTACAGGCACATTTGGGAGACCAACATTAGGAACATTAGCCTATAAAAAAGGAAACAGTAATTTGGAACATTCTCTGTCCTGAGTACCCATGGGGGTTTCTATGACTGATTTGTGAGAAAAGGTGACAGAGTCTTGCTAAACTTTCACTGAGCTTTGGTCTCAATGCAACAGGATAATGAAATGCAGTCATAATTagcttttatatatttttttgtcCCAAATCTCAGTGAGGATATGTAGGATCATTTCATCAAACCCCAAATCCGTGAGCTTTCTGTCCTCCTGCAAGCATGTCTTTCTCATCTCATAAAACAGAATTTCTTTCTACTACATTTCCTGCATTTTAACTGCTGTactaaaataaagaaagaaatcaaaCAATCAGTACTCACTGCAGCTACCGGCACATTGGGAAGACCAACATTAGGAACATTAACCTATAAAAAACAAAAGAGTAATTTTGAATACTATCTGAGCTGAGCATCCATAGGGATTTCTATGATTGGTTTGTGAGAAAAGGTGACGGAGTCTCGCTAAACTTTCACTGAGCTTTGGTCTCAATGCAACAGGATAATGAAACACAGTCATAATTAGCATTTATACATTTTTTGTCCCAAATC includes:
- the LOC129343486 gene encoding elastin-like isoform X3 encodes the protein MKFQALAAVLLVFLISARESKSAPVGLPGNPVPNVGLQNVANAVPAEVNDPSSGLPNVPVAQDNIPNAGLLNVPVAAVNVPNLGLPNVPLAAINVPNVGLPNVPVAAVNVPNVGLPNVPVAAANVPNVGLPSVPVAAVNVPNVGLPNLPVAAVNVPNVGLPNVPVAAVNVPNVGLPNVPVAAINVPNVGLPNLPVAVANVPNVGLPNVPVAAVNVPNVGLPNVPVAEANVPNVGLPNVPLAAVNVPNGGLPNVPVAEVNVPTVGLPDAPVAAVNVPNVGLQNAPAAVAHDANVLDLLHKKAPQISVANVRLRNNPRELAPQIAVANIDLVKTPSGEAPELPSANVLNKDILKLPIDLPNVQKIIPKVPVPISPLSNAENALPVPAEVN
- the LOC129343486 gene encoding uncharacterized protein LOC129343486 isoform X9, encoding MKFQALAAVLLVFLISARESKSAPVGLPGNPVPNVGLQNVANAVPAEVNDPSSGLPNVPVAQDNIPNAGLLNVPVAAVNVPNLGLPNVPLAAINVPNVGLPNVPVAAVNVPNVGLPNVPVAAVNVPNVGLPNVPVAAANVPNVGLPNVPVAAINVPNVGLPNLPVAVANVPNVGLPNVPVAAVNVPNVGLPNVPVAEANVPNVGLPNVPLAAVNVPNGGLPNVPVAEVNVPTVGLPDAPVAAVNVPNVGLQNAPAAVAHDANVLDLLHKKAPQISVANVRLRNNPRELAPQIAVANIDLVKTPSGEAPELPSANVLNKDILKLPIDLPNVQKIIPKVPVPISPLSNAENALPVPAEVN
- the LOC129343486 gene encoding elastin-like isoform X1 — its product is MKFQALAAVLLVFLISARESKSAPVGLPGNPVPNVGLQNVANAVPAEVNDPSSGLPNVPVAQDNIPNAGLLNVPVAAVNVPNLGLPNVPLAAINVPNVGLPNVPVAAVNVPNVGLPNVPVAAANVPNVGLPSVPVAAVNVPNVGLPNLPVAAVNVPNVGLPNVPVAAVNVPNVGLPNVPVAAANVPNVGLPNVPVAAINVPNVGLPNLPVAVANVPNVGLPNVPVAAVNVPNVGLPNVPVAEANVPNVGLPNVPLAAVNVPNGGLPNVPVAEVNVPTVGLPDAPVAAVNVPNVGLQNAPAAVAHDANVLDLLHKKAPQISVANVRLRNNPRELAPQIAVANIDLVKTPSGEAPELPSANVLNKDILKLPIDLPNVQKIIPKVPVPISPLSNAENALPVPAEVN
- the LOC129343486 gene encoding elastin-like isoform X5 → MKFQALAAVLLVFLISARESKSAPVGLPGNPVPNVGLQNVANAVPAEVNDPSSGLPNVPVAQDNIPNAGLLNVPVAAVNVPNLGLPNVPLAAINVPNVGLPNVPVAAVNVPNVGLPNVPVAAVNVPNVGLPNLPVAAVNVPNVGLPNVPVAAVNVPNVGLPNVPVAAANVPNVGLPNVPVAAINVPNVGLPNLPVAVANVPNVGLPNVPVAAVNVPNVGLPNVPVAEANVPNVGLPNVPLAAVNVPNGGLPNVPVAEVNVPTVGLPDAPVAAVNVPNVGLQNAPAAVAHDANVLDLLHKKAPQISVANVRLRNNPRELAPQIAVANIDLVKTPSGEAPELPSANVLNKDILKLPIDLPNVQKIIPKVPVPISPLSNAENALPVPAEVN
- the LOC129343486 gene encoding elastin-like isoform X7, encoding MKFQALAAVLLVFLISARESKSAPVGLPGVNDPSSGLPNVPVAQDNIPNAGLLNVPVAAVNVPNLGLPNVPLAAINVPNVGLPNVPVAAVNVPNVGLPNVPVAAANVPNVGLPSVPVAAVNVPNVGLPNLPVAAVNVPNVGLPNVPVAAVNVPNVGLPNVPVAAANVPNVGLPNVPVAAINVPNVGLPNLPVAVANVPNVGLPNVPVAAVNVPNVGLPNVPVAEANVPNVGLPNVPLAAVNVPNGGLPNVPVAEVNVPTVGLPDAPVAAVNVPNVGLQNAPAAVAHDANVLDLLHKKAPQISVANVRLRNNPRELAPQIAVANIDLVKTPSGEAPELPSANVLNKDILKLPIDLPNVQKIIPKVPVPISPLSNAENALPVPAEVN
- the LOC129343486 gene encoding elastin-like isoform X8, producing the protein MKFQALAAVLLVFLISARESKSAPVGLPGNPVPNVGLQNVANAVPAEVNDPSSGLPNVPVAQDNIPNAGLLNVPVAAVNVPNLGLPNVPLAAINVPNVGLPNVPVAAVNVPNVGLPNVPVAAANVPNVGLPSVPVAAVNVPNVGLPNLPVAAVNVPNVGLPNVPVAAINVPNVGLPNLPVAVANVPNVGLPNVPVAAVNVPNVGLPNVPVAEANVPNVGLPNVPLAAVNVPNGGLPNVPVAEVNVPTVGLPDAPVAAVNVPNVGLQNAPAAVAHDANVLDLLHKKAPQISVANVRLRNNPRELAPQIAVANIDLVKTPSGEAPELPSANVLNKDILKLPIDLPNVQKIIPKVPVPISPLSNAENALPVPAEVN
- the LOC129343486 gene encoding elastin-like isoform X4, with the translated sequence MKFQALAAVLLVFLISARESKSAPVGLPGNPVPNVGLQNVANAVPAEVNDPSSGLPNVPVAQDNIPNAGLLNVPVAAVNVPNLGLPNVPLAAINVPNVGLPNVPVAAVNVPNVGLPNVPVAAANVPNVGLPSVPVAAVNVPNVGLPNLPVAAVNVPNVGLPNVPVAAANVPNVGLPNVPVAAINVPNVGLPNLPVAVANVPNVGLPNVPVAAVNVPNVGLPNVPVAEANVPNVGLPNVPLAAVNVPNGGLPNVPVAEVNVPTVGLPDAPVAAVNVPNVGLQNAPAAVAHDANVLDLLHKKAPQISVANVRLRNNPRELAPQIAVANIDLVKTPSGEAPELPSANVLNKDILKLPIDLPNVQKIIPKVPVPISPLSNAENALPVPAEVN
- the LOC129343486 gene encoding elastin-like isoform X2, producing the protein MKFQALAAVLLVFLISARESKSAPVGLPGNPVPNVGLQNVANAVPAEVNDPSSGLPNVPVAQDNIPNAGLLNVPVAAVNVPNLGLPNVPLAAINVPNVGLPNVPVAAVNVPNVGLPNVPVAAANVPNVGLPSVPVAAVNVPNVGLPNLPVAAVNVPNVGLPNVPVAAVNVPNVGLPNVPVAAANVPNVGLPNVPVAAINVPNVGLPNLPVAVANVPNVGLPNVPVAAVNVPNVGLPNVPVAEANVPNVGLPNVPLAAVNVPNGGLPNVPVAEVNVPTVGLPDAPVAAVNVPNVGLQNAPAAVAHDANVLDLLHKKAPQISVANVRLRNNPRELAPQIAVANIDLVKTPSGEAPELPIDLPNVQKIIPKVPVPISPLSNAENALPVPAEVN
- the LOC129343486 gene encoding elastin-like isoform X10; the protein is MKFQALAAVLLVFLISARESKSAPVGLPGNPVPNVGLQNVANAVPAEVNDPSSGLPNVPVAQDNIPNAGLLNVPVAAVNVPNLGLPNVPLAAINVPNVGLPNVPVAAVNVPNVGLPNVPVAAVNVPNVGLPNVPVAAINVPNVGLPNLPVAVANVPNVGLPNVPVAAVNVPNVGLPNVPVAEANVPNVGLPNVPLAAVNVPNGGLPNVPVAEVNVPTVGLPDAPVAAVNVPNVGLQNAPAAVAHDANVLDLLHKKAPQISVANVRLRNNPRELAPQIAVANIDLVKTPSGEAPELPSANVLNKDILKLPIDLPNVQKIIPKVPVPISPLSNAENALPVPAEVN
- the LOC129343486 gene encoding elastin-like isoform X6, which gives rise to MKFQALAAVLLVFLISARESKSAPVGLPGNPVPNVGLQNVANAVPAEVNDPSSGLPNVPVAQDNIPNAGLLNVPVAAVNVPNLGLPNVPLAAINVPNVGLPNVPVAAVNVPNVGLPNVPVAAANVPNVGLPSVPVAAVNVPNVGLPNLPVAAVNVPNVGLPNVPVAAVNVPNVGLPNVPVAAANVPNVGLPNVPVAAINVPNVGLPNLPVAVANVPNVGLPNVPVAAANVPNVGLPNVPLAAVNVPNGGLPNVPVAEVNVPTVGLPDAPVAAVNVPNVGLQNAPAAVAHDANVLDLLHKKAPQISVANVRLRNNPRELAPQIAVANIDLVKTPSGEAPELPSANVLNKDILKLPIDLPNVQKIIPKVPVPISPLSNAENALPVPAEVN